From the genome of Phycicoccus duodecadis:
CTTCAGCGACTTGCCGATCTTGCCGAACTCGCGCGTCACCGGCTCGCCCTGCCAGGTGAAGGCGGGGTGGCCGTCGTCGTCGAGACCCTCCTGGACCTCCTTGGCCTCGACGTACTGGCCGCGGCGGTCGAGGAACGCCGGCGCCTGGATGTAGCCCTGGCTGAAGTACGTGCGGAAGGGCTCGTCGCTGCTCAGGTGCCCCAGGTCGTGCAGCACCTTGTGCCAGAACCGGGCGTAGAGCAGGTGCAGCACGGCGTGCTCGACGCCGCCGACGTACAGGTCGACGCCACCGGGGTCGCGAGTGCCCGCGGGGGCCCCCTCGACCGGCTGCTCGCGCGGGCCCATCCAGTACGACTCGTTCTCGGGGTCGACCAGGGCGGCCCCGTTCTCGGGGTCGAGGTAGCGCAGGTAGTACCAGCAGGAGCCGGCCCACTGCGGCATCACGTTGGTGTCACGGCGGAAGCGCCGCACGCCACGGCCGTCGCCGAGGTCGGTCTCGACGGTGACCCAGTCCTGGTCGCGGGCCAGCGGCGGCTCGGGCTCGCTGTCGGCGTCGTCCGGGTCGTAGGTCTTCGGGCTGTAGTCGGGGACGTCGGGCAGCAGGACGGGCAGCTGGTCGTCGGGCACGCCGTACGCGATGCCGTCGTCGTCGAACAGCACCGGGAACGGCTCGCCCCAGTAGCGCTGGCGCGCGAAGAGCCAGTCGCGCAGCTTGTACGTGACCGCGCCCTCGCCCAGCCCCTTCTCCTCGAGCCAGGGGATGATGCGCGCCTTGGCCTCGGCGACGCCCAGGCCGTCGAGGCTGATCTCGTCGTTGCTGCTGTTGACCGCCGGGCCGTCGCCGGTGAAGGCGGTCGACCCGTCGTGGCCCTCGCTGGGCTGGACGGTGCGGATGATCGGCAGGTCGTACGCGGTGGCAAAGTCCCAGTCGCGCTGGTCCTGCGCGGGCACGGCCATGATCGCGCCGGTGCCGTAGCCCATCAGGACGTAGTCGGCCACGAAGACCGGGATGCGGGTGCCGGTGACCGGGTTGGTGGCCCAGCCACCGGTGAAGACGCCCGTCTTGGTCCGGCCCTCGGCCTGGCGCTCCAGGTCGGTGCGCGCGGCGGCCGCGGAGCGGTAGGCGGCGACGGCCTCGGCCGGGGTCGCGGCACCACCGGTCCAGGCGTCGCGGGTGCCCTCGGGCCAGCCGCCCTCGGGGACGAGGGTGTCGACCAGCGGGTGCTCGGGCGCGAGCACCATGAAGGTGGCGCCGAACAGGGTGTCGGGGCGGGTCGTGAAGACCTCGATCCCCGGCGTCCCCGGGTCGACGGGCAGGTCATCGGCGGTCCGCGCGACCGGGAACGTCACGCGCGCCCCCTGGCTGCGGCCGATCCAGTTGCGCTGCATCGTCTTGACCTTCTCGGGCCAGTCGACCCGGTCGAGGTCGTCGGCCAGCCGGTCGGCGTACTCGGTGATCCGCATGACCCACTGGCGCAGCTCGCGCTTGAACACCGGGAAGTTGCCGCGGTCCGAGCGCCCCTCGTTGGTCACCTCCTCGTTGGCGAGCACGGTGCCCAGGCCGGGGCACCAGTTGACGGTGGCGCGCACGCTCTGCACCAGGCGCTGGGAGTCCAGGATGCCGGCGCGCTCGACGTCCGACAGGTCGTCCCAGCCGCGGCCGTCGTCGGCCGGCAGGGCCCGGGCGCCGGAGCGGTACTGCTCCACCAGGTCCTCGATGGGGCGGGCGCGGCCGGTGCCGCCGTCCTCGCGCGGCGCGTCGTGGTCGTACCAGGAGTTGAAGATCTGCAGGAAGATCCACTGCGTCCAGCGGTAGTACTCGGGGTCGATGGTGCGGATGCTGCGCCGGTCGTCGTGGCCCAGGCCGAGGCGGCGCAGCTGGCGCGCCATGATCGTGATGTTCTCCTCGGTGGTCTTGCGCGGGTGCTGGCCCGTCTGCACCGCGTACTGCTCGGCGGGCAGCCCGAAGGCGTCGTAGCCCAGGCAGTGCAGGACGTTCTTCCCGAGCATGCGGTGGTAGCGCGCGTACACGTCGGTGGCGATGTAGCCCAGCGGATGGCCGACGTGCAGGCCAGCGCCGCTGGGGTAGGGGAACATGTCGAGGACGAGGAGGTGGCCCCCGGGGTGCGCGGCGACGCCCTCCGGGTCGGCCCAGGGGCCGGCGGGGTTGGGCGCGTGGTAGGTGCCGCGCTCGGCCCAGCGGTCCTGCCAGGCGACCTCGATCCGCCCGGCCAGCTCGGCGGTGTAGCGGTACGGCGTCTCGCTCATCTCGTCCTCGTGTGTGTCGTCGTGTCGTCTGCGCCCATGAAAAAACCCCTCGCTCAGGAGGGGTCGCCGCGCGGGCCGGTGGCCGGCGCGGCTAGCGAAGAAGCAGGCTGCTCGTCACGCGCTCAGGGTAGCGCAGACGGTGCGCGCCGGTCCGCGGCGGTCGGCGGCCGAGAAGCGCCGGGACGCCCCGCCACGGCGCACCGGTCACCGCGTCCCGCACCGGTCAGCGCGTCCCGCACCGGTCACCGTGGCCGGCACCGGCCCCAGGAGGGCGGTGGCGGGCAGGGTGGCCGGTGCGCGGCAGGGTGGCCGGTGCGCGGGGGCCCTCAGGACAGCTCGAGCACCCCGTCGTCGAGCCGCCCGAGGCGCATCGTGGCCACGTCGTACGCGTAGCTCTGCACCACCCGCCACGGGCGGCGGCTGCCCTGGTGCGGCAGCAGGTGGGCGCCGCGCTGCACGTAGCCCGAGGTGAAGTCGAGCAGCGGCCGGTCCGCACCGCCCGAGCCGTCCCAGCGCGGCACGGCCACCGCGAGCCCGCGGGCGTCGAGCCGGCGCACCAGGGCGCAGAACCAGCGCGCGGTGAGGTCCGCCCGCAGCGTCCAGCTGGCGTTGGTGTACCCCACCGCGAGCGCGAGGTTGGGCACGTCCGAGAGCATGCAGCCCTTGTAGACGTGCGCCGCCGACAGGTCGACCGGGGCCCCGTCGACGACCAGCTCCGCTCCCCCGCCCAGCTCGAGGCGCAGCCCGGTCGCGGTCACGACCACGTCGGCCGCGAGTACCTCCCCGGTGCTCACCCGCACCCCCGCCGGGACGAAGCGGTCGATGGTCTCCGTCACGACCTCGGCGGCGCCGGACGACAGCACCTCGAGCAGGTCGCCGTCGGGGCTGAGGCAGAGCCGCTGGTCCCACGGGTCGTACCGGGGGGCGAAGTGCACGTCGACCGGGTACCCCTCCGGCAGCCGCTCGACGAGCCGCCGGCGCAGTACCTTGCGCCCCGTCACCGGCCGACGCCGCAGGAACTCGTACGTCAGGCTCGACAACGCGACGTTCTTGGCCCGGACCACGCCGTGCGCCAGCGAGGCGGGCAGCCAGCGGCGCACGGCATCCGCCACGGGGTCGACGTTGGGCAGGGCCGCGACGTAGCTCGGGCTGCGCTGCAGCATCGTCACGTGCTCGGCCCCCTCGGCGACCAGCGCCGGGACGAGGGTCACGGCGGTGGCCCCGCTGCCGATGACGACCACGCGCCGCCCGGCCACCGGCAGCCCCTCGGGCCACTGCTGGGGATGGACGACCTCCCCGGCGAAGTCCTCCTGGCCCGGGAAGTCGACCACGTGCCCGGACGCGTACGAGTAGTAGCCGGTGGCCAGGTACACGAACCGCGCGCGGTGCTCGAGCACCTCGCCGTCGCCGCGCCGGGCCGTGACCGTCCAGCGCCGGTCGTGCGACGACCACGCCAGGCGGGTCACCCGCTGCCCGACGTGGATGCGCTCGGTCACCCGGTACTCGTCCGCGGTGTCGCGCAGGTACTGCAGGATCTCGGCCGCCGGGGCGATCGATGTCGCCCCCTGCCACGGCCGGAACGGGAAGCCCAGGGTGTACATGTCGGAGTCGGAGCGCACGCCCGGGTAGCGGAACAGGTCCCACGTGCCGCCGGTCGCGTCCCGCGCCTCGAGCACCGCCCAGCTCAGCCGGTCGCCCTCCATCGACAGGCGGCACGCGGCATCGATCCCCGAGAGGCCCGCTCCGACGACCAGGACGTCGACATCGAGCGGGGGCGGGGCCAGGGGTCGCGGCGGCACCGGCACAGGCTACGGCCAGCGGGCGCCCCAGGGCTCGACGGCCGTCCGCCGCCCCTGCTCGCGCCCGAGGGTGGCGTCGGTGCCCCGTGCGACGATGACGCCATGACCACCCTCTCCGACTTCTCCGCCACGACGCTGCAGGGCGAGGACCGCCCGCTGGCCGCCTACGCCGGCGACGTCGTGCTCGTCGTCAACACGGCCAGCAAGTGTGGCTTCACCCCCCAGTACGAGGGCCTCGAGGCGCTCTACTCCGAGCTCAAGGACGAGGGGTTCGTCGTCCTGGGCTTCCCCTGCAACCAGTTCGGCGCCCAGGAGCCCGGCGCCGAGGACGAGATCGAGGAGTTCTGCCAGGTCAACTACGGCGTCACCTTCCCGATGTTCGCCAAGGTCGACGTCAACGGCGACGACGAGCACCCCCTCTACGCCTGGCTCAAGTCCGAGAAGAAGGGCCTGCTCGGCGGCCGCATCAAGTGGAACTTCACCAAGTTCCTCGTCGGTCGCGACGGCACCGTCATCGAGCGGTACGCGCCCAACACCGAGCCGGCCGACCTCGCCGACGACGTGCGCGCCGCCCTGGCCGCCCCCCACCCGGCCCCGCAGGACACCGCCGGCGCATGACCCTGTTCGCGCTCGTCGCCCTGCTGGTCATCGGGGCGTTCCTCGTCGTCGTCTGGCACCGGCTCGCCATCGCCCCGCAGTGGGGGCGCCGCTGGCCGGCGGTGGTCGTCGCGCTCGTCCTGGCCGCGCTGGCCGCCGCCGTCCCCGCCGGGTTCGACGTGTGGGGCGGGCGCTGGACGCCGGCCCAGATGCGCCCCATCGTCTGGACCGGGCAGGCCTTCCTCGCGACCTGCCTGTACCTGTTCCTCGGGCTCGTCGCGGTGTGGCTGGTGGCCGTGGGCATCTGGCTGGTCCGCTGGCGCCACGACCACGGGCGCCTCGCCCGCCGCCGGCTCAACCGGGTGGCCTCGCCGCTCGTGGCCCTGGTCGCCGTCGGCCTCACCGCGTACGGCGCGGTGGCCGCCGCGCATCCCACCGCCACCGCGTACGAGCTGTCCTCGCCGCAGCTGCCGCAGCAGTTCGACGGCACCCGCGTCGCCCTCATCACCGACCTGCACGCCGGCGCGGTGCGCAGCGCCGACTTCACCCGGCGCGTGGTCGACCTCGTCAACGCGCAGCGCCCCGACCTCGTCGTCATCGCGGGCGACCTCGTCGACGGCACCGCCGAGCGGTACGGCCCCGAGATCGCCCCGCTCGCCGACCTGCGAGCGCCGCTCGGGGTCTACGCCACGACCGGCAACCACGAGATGTACCGCGACACCGCCAACTGGGTGCGCGCGTTCGAGGCCACCGGCATCACCGTGCTGAAGAACCAGTCGGTGCCACTGACCCGCGACGGCGCCACCATCACGCTCGCGGGGGTGCACGACTGGTCCGGCCAGGGGGCGTTCCTCCCCGACTACGACGCGGCCCTCGCGGGGGTCGACCCGGGCGGGTTCACCCTGCTGTCGGCGCACCAGCCCCGGCAGGCGTTCGCAGTCGGAGGTCGTGGGGTCGACCTCCAGCTGTCGGGGCACACCCACGGCGGGCAGCTCTGGCCCATCCGCTACCTCGTCCCGCTGCAGCAGCCGATGGTCGACGGGAAGGCCGTTGTCGGGGACACCCCGGTCATCACCTCGCGCGGTGCCGGTGCCTGGGGGCCTGCCGTCCGCGTGGGCGCCGACCCGGAGGTCCCGATCATCACGCTACGGCGCTCGTGAGCGACCCCGGGGTCGTCGTGGGGCCCGACGGTCTCGCGCGCCCGGCGTGGGCCGCCACCGACCCGCTGCTGCGGGAGTACTACGACACCGAGTGGGGGATGCCGGTGCGCGACGAGCGCGGGCTGTTCGAGCGGCTCTCGCTCGAGGCGTTCCAGTCGGGGCTGTCGTGGGCGACGATCCTGCGCAAGCGGGCGGCGTTCCGGGCGGCGTTCGACGGCTTCGACCCCGAGGCGGTCGCGGCGTACGGCGAGGCCGACGTGGCGCGGCTGATGGCGGATGCCGGGATCGTGCGCAACCGCGCCAAGGTCGCCGCGACCATCGGCAACGCCCGGGCCACCCTCGCCCTGCGCGACGACCCCGACGGCGACCTGGCGCGCCTGGTCTGGTCGTTCCGCCCGGCCGAGACCCCGCACCCCGTCACGTACGCCGACGTCCCCACCACCTCGCCCGAGTCCCTCGCGCTCAGCAAGGCCCTCAAGCGGAAGGGGTTCTCGTTCGTCGGGCCCACCACGATGTTCGCGCTGATGGAGGCCGTCGGCATCGTCGACACCCACCTGCTGGCCAGCCACCGGCGCGGCACCAGCGGCATCTGGCCCGCCTGAGCCGACGCGCGCCTGCCCCGCCCAGGCCGCCGAATCCCGCTCAGATTGCCGAACCCCGCTCAGATTGCCGACCCACCCTCGGATCGGCGAGCCGCCCCCCTATAGGGCCGGTGCCGGCCGATACCGCCGGTGCGAAGCGGGGTGGCACGACGCCAGAACGCAGAAGAGACCGGACGAGAAGCGTGTCCGGTCTCTTCTGGCGTTGTGGAGCTGAGGGGATTCGAACCCCTGACCCCCTCCATGCCATGGAGGTGCGCTACCAACTGCGCTACAGCCCCGAGTGGGTGTCCCCCGAAGGGGCGACGGCGAGTCTACCCACGCCTCACCGCTGGCCCAAATCGCCCTCAGGGAGCGAAGGTCCCCTCGGCTGAACCGCCGCCCACCGACACGTTCCAGGTGCGCAGCCGCCAGCCCTGGCGACCCTCCGCGAGCTCGGCCCAGTGGCAGTTGCCGAGCGCTCCCAGCACCCGCCACGACACCAGCATGTCGAGACCCAGCAGCCACGACACGCCGGCCCGGCCGGCCGCCCCGTGGGTGGAGACGACGACGCACTCCCCCGGCCCGGTCGCCGCGAGGACGTCGCGCAGCGCCTCGCCCATCCGCTCCCGGACGTCGGCGAGCGACTCCCCGCCCCCGGGACGGGTGACGTCCTCACCGCGGCGCAGGGCCCCGTGCTCGTCGGGCCAGCGCCGCACGATCTCGTCGTTGGTCAGCCCCTGCCAGGCCCCGGCGTGGATCTCGCGCAGGCGCGGGTCCTCGACCAGCGGCACGCCGGCGGCCCGTGCCACCGCGGCCCCGGTGAGCCGGGCCCGCTGCAGGTCGGAGGTCACGACCCGCACCGGGGCGAGCGCGGCCAGCGCGGGGCCGGCCGCGGCGGCCTGCTCCTCACCGAGCGGCGAGAGCGGGCTGTCGAGCTGGCCCTGCCAGACCCCGGCGGCGTTCGAGGTGGTCTGGCCGTGGCGGAGCACCACGAGCCGGCGTCCCGGCCCGTCGGTGAGCGGCGGAGGGGGCCCGCTCACCGACCGCCCTGCTCGGTGCCGACGGCGCCGAGCTCGACGGCCGGGCAGTCCTTCCAGAGGCGCTCGAGCTCGTAGAAGTCACGCTCGTCGTCGTGCTGGACGTGCACCACGATGTCGTTGAAGTCGATGAGCACCCAGCGGCCCTCGCGCTGCCCCTCGCGGCGCACCGGCTTCGAGCCCATCTCGCGCAGGCGGTCCTCGACCTCGTCGACGATCGAGCCGACCTGCCGCTCGGACTCGGCCGAGACGATGACGAAGACGTCGGTCAGCGCCAGCTGGTCGGACACGTCGATGCCGGTGATGGTGGTCGCCAGCTTGTCGGCGGCGGCCGCCGCGGCGGTGCGGGCGAGCTCGAGCGAACGGTCGGATGCGGTCACGGTGCTCCTCGGTAGAGGCGGTGCTTGGAGATGTACTGGACGACGCCGTCGGGCACGAGGTACCAGACCGGCTGGCCGGCCCGCACGCGGTCACGGCAGTCAGTGGAGGAGATCGCCATGGCGGGGACCTCCTGGAGGATGACGCGGTCGGCGGGCAGCCCCAGCTCGGAGAGCGCGTAGCCCGGCCGGGTGACCCCGACGAACTGCGCCAGCTCGAACAGCTCGTCGGCGTCCTTCCACGACAGGATCTGGGCCAGCGCATCGGCGCCGGTGATGAAGAACAGGTCGGCGTCCGGGCGCTGGGCCGTGAGGTCACGCAGGGTGTCGACGGTGTAGGTGAGGCCCTCGCGGTCGACGTCGACGCGCGAGACGGTGAAGCGCGGGTTCGACGCCGTGGCCACGACCGTCATCAGGTACCGGTGCTCGGCCGGCGAGACCTCACCGGTCTCCTTCTGCCACGGCCGCCCGGTGGGGACGAAGACGACCTCGTCGAGCCCGAGCAGGGCCTGGACCTCGGAGGCCGCGACGAGGTGCCCGTGGTGGATGGGGTCGAACGTGCCACCCATCACCCCGAGCCGCAGCCGGGACCCGCTCAGTGGTGGCCCGGGCTCTCGGGCCAGTGGGGCTCGTCGTGGCCGACGGGCGCACCCTGGCCGTCCGGCGCGCCGTGGCGACCCGCGGCACCGTGGCCGTGCGACCCGGGCGGGGCGTACTTGTTGTGGGTCCCCCGGAAGGACCAGGTGAGGCCGAGGAGGAAGGCGAACGCCAGGAGCGCGATGACGGCGATGAGCCACGGCGGGATCGGGAGCTCACGAGGGGTGGACCCCTCGGCGGCGATGAGGGCGGCGAACGTCGACATGGGGCCCAGCGTACCGTCCCGGTTGTCCACGGATTTCGTCCACAGGCCTGTGTACGACCGGGGCGCCGAGCACCCGAGCCTGTGGACGGGCGGTGGACCGTCGACCACGCCTCGGAGAGTTCCGCGGAACCGCTTGCACTCCCTCCCGGGGGGCACTAGAACAGACCCCACGCCCGCTGCGCGGGGCAGGCCCGGACGGCGAGAACCACCGGTCCGGTCCCGACCAGCAGGTGGGTCGTTCGGATAACGGCACATCGTCCTCCCCGGGAGACCGGAGGGGCCGTACACGTCCTCGGGGGTGTACGCCGCGCGCGACGGCGCGGGTGCTGCGGCCGACGGCCCGGAGTCGAAGTCCGTCCTCTGGGCGGCGCCACCGTCGCGTGGCAGACCTTGTGCGGCTCGCCGCACGGACCGACCGGCTCGGTACCGCCGGTGGCCGCGCCGCCGGTGAGGGCCCCCGATCTCATACTCGGGGGCCCTCCGCCGTACCCACAGGTGGGTCACATGCGATCACGGCGCCGCCACAGCCCCCGCCCGTACGCTGGTCGACATGTCCGAGGTCGAGCTCACGGTCGTCGTGCCGATGTACAACGAGCAGGAGGTCATCCCCCTGTTCGTCGAACGGCTGCGCCCGCTGGCCCAGGGCTGGGGGGTCACCTACGAGATCCTCTGCGTCGACGACGGCTCCAGCGACGCCACCCCCGTGCTCCTCCAGCGCCTGCGCCGCGAGTGGGACGCCGTGCGCGTGGTGCGGCTGCGCACGAACGCCGGCCACCAGGCCGCCATCTCGGCGGGGCTGCAGCGGGCCCGCGGGCGCTACGTCGTCACCATCGACGCCGACCTGCAGGACCCGCCCGAGGTCATCGGCGAGATGCTGCGCACGGCTCGTGAGGAGCACGCCGACGTCGTCTACGGCGTGCGCTCGGACCGCTCGAGCGACACCACCTTCAAGCGCGTGACGGCGCGGGCCTTCTACCGCTCGATCCGCGCCCTCTCCGACGTCGACGCCCGGGTCGACGCCGGTGACTTCCGCCTGATGTCGCGGGCCACCGTCGACGCCGTCAACGCCCTGCCCGAGCACAACCGGGTGCTGCGCCTCGTCGTGCCCGCGCTCGGCTTCCCCAGCGCCTCGGTCGAGTACCGGCGCGCCCCGCGGGCCGCGGGCGAGTCCAAGTACCCGCTCGCCACGATGATCCGGCTCTCCGTCGACGGCGTCACCGGGTTCTCGACGGCGCCGCTGCGCTTCGCGACCTGGCTGGGGCTGCTCGGTGGCCTGGCCGCGGTGGTCGTGCTCGTCTTCGCGCTGGTGTCGATGCTGATGGGCAACACCCTCCCCGGCTGGACCTCGACGGTCGTCATCGTCGCGGCCGTCGGGGCCGTGCAGCTGCTGGCGCTCGGCATCCTCGGTGAGTACGTGGGCCGCACCTACACCGCGCTCCAGGCCCGCCCCGCGTACTTCGTGGCCCACGACAGCCTGGATGCCGCCGCCGACGCGCCGCCGTCAGCGGGCCGGCCGGGGGTGGGGTCTCAGACCCGCACCTGACCGTCGCCCTCGACGACCCACTTGGTGCTGGTCAGCTCGGGCAGGGCCATCGGGCCGCGGGCGTGCAGCTTCTGGGTCGAGATGCCGATCTCGGCGCCGAACCCGAACTCGCCGCCGTCGGTGAAGCGGGTGCTGGCGTTGACCATCACCGCGGCGGCGTCGACCTCGGCGGTGAAGCGGCGCGCGGCGGCCCGGTCGTCGGTGACGATGGCCTCGGTGTGCCCGGAGCCGTAGCGCCGGATGTGCTCGAGCGCGGCGTCGAGGTCGTCGACGACGCCCACCGACATCTCGAGGCCGTGGAACTCGGTGGCGAAGTGCTCGGCGGTGGCGGTGTCGTGGGGCACACCGGCGAGCTCGGCGGCCGCGCCGGCTCCGGCGTCGGTGTGCAGGACCACGCCCTCGGCCGAGAGGGCGGCCAGCACCTTGGGCAGGAACGCGTCGGCGACGGCGCGGTGCACCAGCAGCGACTCGGCCGCGTTGCAGACGCTCGGCCGGTGGGTCTTGGAGTTGACCGCGATGGCGAGCGCGGTCTCGAGGTCGGCGCGGGCGTCGACGTAGACGTGACAGTTGCCGATGCCGGTCTCGATGACGGGCACGGTCGAGCCGGTGACGACGGCCTGGATGAGCTCGGTGCCGCCGCGCGGGATGAGGAGGTCGACCAGGCCGCGGGCGGTCATCAGGGCGCGCACGACGCCGTGGCCGCCGTCGAGCAGCGAGACGGCGTCGGGGGGCAGGCCCTGGGCCTCCAGCGCCGCGCGCAGGACGCTGACCAGGGCCCGGTTGGTGTCGGCGGCGGCGCTGCCCCCACGCAGGATGACGGCGTTGCCGGACTTCAGGCCGAGACCGGCGGCGTCGACGGTGACGTTGGGGCGGGCCTCGTAGATCATCCCGACCACGCCCATCGGGACCCGCACCTGACGGATCTGGAGGCCGTTGGC
Proteins encoded in this window:
- a CDS encoding flavin-containing monooxygenase is translated as MPPRPLAPPPLDVDVLVVGAGLSGIDAACRLSMEGDRLSWAVLEARDATGGTWDLFRYPGVRSDSDMYTLGFPFRPWQGATSIAPAAEILQYLRDTADEYRVTERIHVGQRVTRLAWSSHDRRWTVTARRGDGEVLEHRARFVYLATGYYSYASGHVVDFPGQEDFAGEVVHPQQWPEGLPVAGRRVVVIGSGATAVTLVPALVAEGAEHVTMLQRSPSYVAALPNVDPVADAVRRWLPASLAHGVVRAKNVALSSLTYEFLRRRPVTGRKVLRRRLVERLPEGYPVDVHFAPRYDPWDQRLCLSPDGDLLEVLSSGAAEVVTETIDRFVPAGVRVSTGEVLAADVVVTATGLRLELGGGAELVVDGAPVDLSAAHVYKGCMLSDVPNLALAVGYTNASWTLRADLTARWFCALVRRLDARGLAVAVPRWDGSGGADRPLLDFTSGYVQRGAHLLPHQGSRRPWRVVQSYAYDVATMRLGRLDDGVLELS
- a CDS encoding glutathione peroxidase, which produces MTTLSDFSATTLQGEDRPLAAYAGDVVLVVNTASKCGFTPQYEGLEALYSELKDEGFVVLGFPCNQFGAQEPGAEDEIEEFCQVNYGVTFPMFAKVDVNGDDEHPLYAWLKSEKKGLLGGRIKWNFTKFLVGRDGTVIERYAPNTEPADLADDVRAALAAPHPAPQDTAGA
- a CDS encoding metallophosphoesterase, which produces MTLFALVALLVIGAFLVVVWHRLAIAPQWGRRWPAVVVALVLAALAAAVPAGFDVWGGRWTPAQMRPIVWTGQAFLATCLYLFLGLVAVWLVAVGIWLVRWRHDHGRLARRRLNRVASPLVALVAVGLTAYGAVAAAHPTATAYELSSPQLPQQFDGTRVALITDLHAGAVRSADFTRRVVDLVNAQRPDLVVIAGDLVDGTAERYGPEIAPLADLRAPLGVYATTGNHEMYRDTANWVRAFEATGITVLKNQSVPLTRDGATITLAGVHDWSGQGAFLPDYDAALAGVDPGGFTLLSAHQPRQAFAVGGRGVDLQLSGHTHGGQLWPIRYLVPLQQPMVDGKAVVGDTPVITSRGAGAWGPAVRVGADPEVPIITLRRS
- a CDS encoding histidine phosphatase family protein, translated to MSGPPPPLTDGPGRRLVVLRHGQTTSNAAGVWQGQLDSPLSPLGEEQAAAAGPALAALAPVRVVTSDLQRARLTGAAVARAAGVPLVEDPRLREIHAGAWQGLTNDEIVRRWPDEHGALRRGEDVTRPGGGESLADVRERMGEALRDVLAATGPGECVVVSTHGAAGRAGVSWLLGLDMLVSWRVLGALGNCHWAELAEGRQGWRLRTWNVSVGGGSAEGTFAP
- the leuS gene encoding leucine--tRNA ligase → MSETPYRYTAELAGRIEVAWQDRWAERGTYHAPNPAGPWADPEGVAAHPGGHLLVLDMFPYPSGAGLHVGHPLGYIATDVYARYHRMLGKNVLHCLGYDAFGLPAEQYAVQTGQHPRKTTEENITIMARQLRRLGLGHDDRRSIRTIDPEYYRWTQWIFLQIFNSWYDHDAPREDGGTGRARPIEDLVEQYRSGARALPADDGRGWDDLSDVERAGILDSQRLVQSVRATVNWCPGLGTVLANEEVTNEGRSDRGNFPVFKRELRQWVMRITEYADRLADDLDRVDWPEKVKTMQRNWIGRSQGARVTFPVARTADDLPVDPGTPGIEVFTTRPDTLFGATFMVLAPEHPLVDTLVPEGGWPEGTRDAWTGGAATPAEAVAAYRSAAAARTDLERQAEGRTKTGVFTGGWATNPVTGTRIPVFVADYVLMGYGTGAIMAVPAQDQRDWDFATAYDLPIIRTVQPSEGHDGSTAFTGDGPAVNSSNDEISLDGLGVAEAKARIIPWLEEKGLGEGAVTYKLRDWLFARQRYWGEPFPVLFDDDGIAYGVPDDQLPVLLPDVPDYSPKTYDPDDADSEPEPPLARDQDWVTVETDLGDGRGVRRFRRDTNVMPQWAGSCWYYLRYLDPENGAALVDPENESYWMGPREQPVEGAPAGTRDPGGVDLYVGGVEHAVLHLLYARFWHKVLHDLGHLSSDEPFRTYFSQGYIQAPAFLDRRGQYVEAKEVQEGLDDDGHPAFTWQGEPVTREFGKIGKSLKNMVSPDEMYAEFGADTFRLYEMGLGPLEQSKPWDTRAVVGPQRFLQRLWRNVVDEETGALVVTDSPLDDATSRVLHRTIDAVRTDYAGLGFNTAIARLTELNNALTKLDGGVPREAAEAIVLMVAPLAPHIAEELWSRLGHEESLVHAPFPVADPALLVDDTVTCVVQVKGKVKDRLEVPSDITEDALRELALASEKVQAALPGGVRTVIVRAPKLVNVVPA
- a CDS encoding DNA-3-methyladenine glycosylase I; translation: MSDPGVVVGPDGLARPAWAATDPLLREYYDTEWGMPVRDERGLFERLSLEAFQSGLSWATILRKRAAFRAAFDGFDPEAVAAYGEADVARLMADAGIVRNRAKVAATIGNARATLALRDDPDGDLARLVWSFRPAETPHPVTYADVPTTSPESLALSKALKRKGFSFVGPTTMFALMEAVGIVDTHLLASHRRGTSGIWPA
- a CDS encoding glycosyltransferase family 2 protein, with product MSEVELTVVVPMYNEQEVIPLFVERLRPLAQGWGVTYEILCVDDGSSDATPVLLQRLRREWDAVRVVRLRTNAGHQAAISAGLQRARGRYVVTIDADLQDPPEVIGEMLRTAREEHADVVYGVRSDRSSDTTFKRVTARAFYRSIRALSDVDARVDAGDFRLMSRATVDAVNALPEHNRVLRLVVPALGFPSASVEYRRAPRAAGESKYPLATMIRLSVDGVTGFSTAPLRFATWLGLLGGLAAVVVLVFALVSMLMGNTLPGWTSTVVIVAAVGAVQLLALGILGEYVGRTYTALQARPAYFVAHDSLDAAADAPPSAGRPGVGSQTRT
- the nadD gene encoding nicotinate-nucleotide adenylyltransferase, coding for MSGSRLRLGVMGGTFDPIHHGHLVAASEVQALLGLDEVVFVPTGRPWQKETGEVSPAEHRYLMTVVATASNPRFTVSRVDVDREGLTYTVDTLRDLTAQRPDADLFFITGADALAQILSWKDADELFELAQFVGVTRPGYALSELGLPADRVILQEVPAMAISSTDCRDRVRAGQPVWYLVPDGVVQYISKHRLYRGAP
- the rsfS gene encoding ribosome silencing factor, encoding MTASDRSLELARTAAAAAADKLATTITGIDVSDQLALTDVFVIVSAESERQVGSIVDEVEDRLREMGSKPVRREGQREGRWVLIDFNDIVVHVQHDDERDFYELERLWKDCPAVELGAVGTEQGGR
- a CDS encoding glutamate-5-semialdehyde dehydrogenase → MTERTDGIDPADVERVRVLAEAAGTASRRLALLSRAEKDAALHALADALVAATDDIVTANARDLERGRAQGMTESLQDRLRLDPPRVAAVAQALRDIAGLPDPVGEVVRGSTLANGLQIRQVRVPMGVVGMIYEARPNVTVDAAGLGLKSGNAVILRGGSAAADTNRALVSVLRAALEAQGLPPDAVSLLDGGHGVVRALMTARGLVDLLIPRGGTELIQAVVTGSTVPVIETGIGNCHVYVDARADLETALAIAVNSKTHRPSVCNAAESLLVHRAVADAFLPKVLAALSAEGVVLHTDAGAGAAAELAGVPHDTATAEHFATEFHGLEMSVGVVDDLDAALEHIRRYGSGHTEAIVTDDRAAARRFTAEVDAAAVMVNASTRFTDGGEFGFGAEIGISTQKLHARGPMALPELTSTKWVVEGDGQVRV